From a single Emcibacter nanhaiensis genomic region:
- a CDS encoding lytic transglycosylase domain-containing protein, with protein sequence MRTAVLSILTSLCVLSAGPATAQDAAEAPLATPQLSPIETGSDLDVIEETAAETETPVQLVDLAPLSNEDVSLYQEIFELQRDGNWDKADRLIRKLDNDILMGHVLYERYMHPTAYTSRYRELANWMLKYPDHPGAKRIYDLAVKKNGGKNRRLHKPVPLLAASFPADKPLTANVAPPEPAPAAETLDPTAPQPNAKRSKAERVEIANLKKRIRRYLRRQNAERAEKRLWAFERLNLLTREEFSDLLTDIAQSYYFKNQDEKAYALALIASDNLREKASQADWVAGLAAWRLGDCVRAADHFEKVAFSPVAGDWVASAGAYWGARANTVCRQPERVRPLLAHAAKFNRTFYGLIAEYQLGQTPALNWNQPEFNPELFANISSLGNVQRAIALAQVKKTMAADMELSDAWRRTSGDKHAALLGLASTLGLAGTQLKIGKIEEQKRLAALDSTLYPLPDMEPEGGFVLDRALLFAIVRQESEFNSWAKSSVGARGIMQVMPRTASYIARDRSLRSSSRIKLDDPRYNMALGQKYLVDMMSPDYADGDLFKTLTAYNAGPGNLRKWMRKTNFQDDPLLYIESIPARETRHYIEKVLSNYWIYRMRFGQDTPSLKDIASGDWPLYQQQEDHKAERQRHARR encoded by the coding sequence ATGAGAACGGCTGTCCTGAGTATCCTCACCTCCCTGTGTGTCCTGTCGGCCGGACCGGCCACTGCCCAGGATGCCGCCGAGGCGCCGCTGGCGACCCCGCAGTTGAGCCCCATCGAAACCGGCAGCGACCTTGATGTGATCGAAGAAACGGCGGCAGAAACAGAAACACCCGTGCAATTGGTTGATCTCGCACCCCTGAGCAACGAGGATGTTTCCCTGTATCAGGAAATTTTTGAGCTGCAGCGCGACGGCAACTGGGACAAGGCGGACCGGCTGATCAGGAAACTGGATAACGACATCCTGATGGGGCATGTGCTCTATGAACGCTATATGCATCCCACGGCCTATACCTCCCGCTACCGGGAACTGGCGAACTGGATGCTGAAATATCCCGATCATCCCGGTGCCAAGCGCATTTATGATCTGGCGGTCAAAAAGAATGGCGGCAAAAACAGACGGCTGCATAAACCTGTGCCCCTGCTGGCCGCGTCCTTTCCGGCCGACAAGCCATTGACGGCCAATGTCGCCCCGCCGGAACCGGCCCCGGCTGCGGAAACTCTTGACCCCACCGCCCCGCAGCCGAACGCAAAACGCAGCAAGGCGGAACGTGTCGAAATCGCCAACCTCAAGAAACGCATTCGCCGCTACCTGCGAAGACAGAATGCAGAGCGGGCAGAGAAAAGGCTGTGGGCCTTTGAACGGCTCAACCTGCTGACCCGGGAAGAGTTCAGTGACCTGTTGACCGATATCGCCCAGAGTTATTATTTCAAGAACCAAGACGAAAAAGCCTATGCCCTGGCGCTGATTGCGTCCGACAACCTCCGGGAAAAAGCCTCCCAGGCGGACTGGGTGGCCGGCCTTGCCGCCTGGCGGCTGGGCGACTGTGTACGGGCCGCCGATCATTTTGAGAAGGTTGCCTTTTCGCCGGTGGCCGGCGACTGGGTGGCCTCCGCCGGCGCGTACTGGGGCGCGCGGGCCAACACGGTCTGCCGCCAGCCGGAACGGGTCCGCCCGCTGCTGGCCCATGCGGCAAAATTCAACCGCACCTTTTACGGCCTGATTGCCGAATACCAGCTTGGTCAGACACCCGCGCTCAACTGGAACCAGCCGGAGTTCAATCCCGAGCTTTTTGCGAATATCAGCTCACTGGGCAACGTCCAGCGGGCCATTGCCCTGGCCCAGGTTAAAAAGACCATGGCCGCCGACATGGAACTGTCGGACGCCTGGCGGCGCACCTCCGGCGACAAGCACGCCGCCCTCCTCGGCCTGGCCAGCACCCTGGGCCTGGCCGGCACCCAATTGAAAATCGGCAAGATTGAAGAACAAAAACGCCTTGCCGCCCTGGACAGCACGCTTTATCCCCTGCCCGACATGGAGCCGGAAGGCGGCTTTGTGCTTGACCGGGCGCTATTGTTCGCCATCGTGCGCCAGGAAAGCGAATTCAACAGCTGGGCCAAAAGCTCGGTCGGCGCCCGCGGCATCATGCAGGTCATGCCCCGCACGGCAAGCTATATTGCCCGCGACCGCTCCCTGCGCTCGAGTTCCCGCATCAAGCTGGACGACCCGCGTTACAATATGGCGCTGGGCCAGAAATATCTGGTGGATATGATGTCGCCTGACTATGCCGATGGTGACCTGTTCAAAACGCTGACCGCCTACAATGCGGGCCCCGGCAACCTGCGCAAATGGATGCGGAAAACCAATTTCCAGGATGATCCCCTGTTGTATATCGAGAGCATTCCGGCCCGGGAGACCCGGCACTATATCGAAAAGGTGCTCAGCAACTACTGGATTTACCGCATGAGGTTCGGGCAGGACACCCCCTCTCTGAAAGATATTGCTTCCGGCGACTGGCCGCTGTATCAACAGCAGGAAGACCACAAAGCCGAAAGACAGAGACATGCCCGCCGATAA
- a CDS encoding uracil-DNA glycosylase produces MNGFTTESHSQSPLALLQWYLDSGVDECISDDATDWFEVSAAARPQPAQTTPQPQAATPVRPAAGGATASPLLATDQIAATARDLVKDCKTLEELRQKIEEFDGCALKKTASKTVFSDGIPGSDLMLIGEAPGVEEDRQGKPFVGASGQLLDKMFAAIHRSRQENLYISNTLPWRPPGNRKPSDAELHICQPFLMKHIELAAPKVLVLLGGTAAGSLLDSKAGITRLRGKWHDVEIAGRKIPAMATYHPAYLLRQPQAKAQAWSDLQKIRDRLNELDG; encoded by the coding sequence ATGAACGGTTTCACCACAGAATCGCACAGCCAATCGCCCCTCGCCCTGCTCCAATGGTATCTGGACAGCGGGGTTGACGAGTGCATCTCTGACGACGCCACTGACTGGTTCGAGGTGAGCGCCGCAGCCCGGCCGCAACCGGCACAGACGACACCGCAGCCGCAGGCCGCCACACCGGTCAGGCCTGCCGCGGGCGGCGCGACGGCCTCCCCCCTCCTCGCCACCGACCAGATTGCCGCCACGGCCAGGGACCTGGTCAAGGACTGCAAAACTCTCGAGGAGCTGCGGCAGAAGATCGAGGAATTTGACGGCTGCGCCCTGAAGAAAACCGCCTCCAAGACGGTTTTTTCCGACGGCATTCCCGGCAGCGACCTGATGCTGATCGGCGAGGCCCCGGGGGTCGAGGAAGACCGTCAGGGCAAACCCTTTGTCGGCGCCAGCGGCCAGTTGCTCGATAAGATGTTTGCCGCCATCCACCGCAGCCGCCAGGAAAATCTTTACATTTCCAATACCCTGCCCTGGCGCCCGCCGGGCAACCGCAAGCCGTCCGACGCCGAACTGCACATCTGCCAGCCGTTCCTGATGAAACATATCGAACTGGCCGCGCCGAAAGTGCTGGTGCTGCTGGGCGGCACCGCCGCCGGCAGCCTGCTGGACAGCAAAGCCGGCATCACCCGGCTGCGCGGCAAATGGCATGACGTGGAAATCGCCGGCCGCAAGATCCCGGCCATGGCCACCTATCATCCCGCCTACCTGCTGCGCCAGCCCCAGGCCAAGGCGCAGGCCTGGAGCGACCTGCAGAAAATCAGGGACCGCCTGAACGAGCTGGACGGGTAA
- a CDS encoding site-specific DNA-methyltransferase: MNRLPEKSVDVIFADPPYNMQLKGELHRPDNSHVDAVNDDWDKFDNFSSYDDFSKAWLTAARRVLKDNGTIWVIGSYHNIYRVGATLQDLGYWVLNDIVWRKTNPMPNFRGTRFTNAHETLLWCNKGENYNKYTFNYDAMKALNEDVQMRSDWTLPICSGKERLKVNGHKGHSTQKPEALLYRVLLASTNKGDVVLDPFFGSGTTGAVAKKMGRHFIGLEKEEKYIRLATDRITAIDELEAEALEITPAKRAQPRVPFGTLVERGMIAPGTLLYSPKSSNGKQHIAKVRADGTLISDSSKGSIHQVGAALQGAPSCNGWTYWHLQVKEQLVPIDMLRQQIRQELH, translated from the coding sequence ATGAACCGGCTGCCGGAAAAGTCCGTCGACGTGATTTTTGCCGACCCGCCCTACAATATGCAGCTGAAAGGCGAATTGCATCGCCCGGACAACAGCCATGTGGATGCGGTCAATGACGACTGGGATAAATTTGACAATTTTTCCAGCTATGACGATTTTTCCAAAGCCTGGCTGACAGCCGCCCGCCGGGTCCTGAAAGACAACGGCACCATCTGGGTCATTGGCAGCTATCACAATATCTATCGCGTGGGGGCCACCCTGCAGGACCTGGGGTACTGGGTTCTCAATGATATTGTCTGGCGCAAAACCAATCCGATGCCCAATTTCCGCGGCACACGCTTCACCAACGCCCATGAAACCCTTCTGTGGTGCAACAAGGGCGAAAATTACAACAAATACACCTTCAACTACGACGCCATGAAGGCCCTGAATGAAGATGTGCAGATGCGGTCCGACTGGACCCTGCCCATCTGTTCCGGCAAGGAGCGCCTCAAGGTCAACGGCCACAAGGGACATTCCACCCAGAAACCGGAAGCCCTGCTCTACCGGGTGCTGCTGGCCTCTACCAACAAGGGAGACGTGGTGCTTGATCCCTTCTTCGGTTCCGGCACCACCGGTGCCGTGGCCAAGAAAATGGGCCGTCACTTCATCGGCCTGGAAAAAGAGGAAAAATATATTCGCCTGGCGACCGACCGCATCACTGCGATTGACGAGCTCGAAGCAGAAGCCCTGGAAATCACACCGGCCAAACGGGCCCAGCCGCGGGTCCCCTTCGGTACCCTGGTCGAGCGCGGCATGATCGCCCCCGGCACCCTGCTTTACAGCCCGAAAAGCTCCAATGGCAAACAGCATATTGCCAAGGTGCGTGCGGACGGTACCCTGATCAGCGACAGTTCAAAAGGATCAATCCATCAGGTCGGCGCCGCCCTGCAAGGCGCTCCCTCCTGCAACGGCTGGACATACTGGCACCTGCAGGTCAAAGAACAGCTGGTTCCCATCGATATGCTGAGACAACAGATACGACAGGAACTGCACTAG
- a CDS encoding ribonuclease HII, with protein MSGNRQKDLFKPEPTGPDFSLELQAGGIVCGVDEVGRGPLAGPVVAAAVILDPDNIPDGLNDSKKLSARKRERLYEEITASCCFAFGEASVEEIDELNILRASLLAMQRAVLNLPRKPDHALVDGNQMPDLICPASCVIKGDARSFSIAAASIIAKVKRDFFMKKLAENYPEYGWERNAGYGTRQHMDALELVGASPFHRKSFAPIRDLMTQESDITY; from the coding sequence ATGTCCGGCAATCGCCAGAAAGACCTATTCAAACCCGAACCGACCGGTCCGGACTTCAGCCTTGAACTGCAGGCGGGCGGCATTGTCTGCGGCGTCGATGAAGTCGGCCGCGGCCCGCTGGCCGGCCCGGTGGTGGCGGCCGCCGTGATCCTGGATCCGGACAATATTCCCGACGGCCTCAATGATTCAAAAAAGCTGAGCGCGCGCAAACGTGAACGGCTCTATGAGGAAATCACCGCAAGTTGTTGTTTTGCCTTCGGGGAAGCCAGCGTCGAGGAAATTGACGAGCTGAATATCCTGCGCGCCAGCCTGCTGGCCATGCAGCGGGCGGTGCTAAATCTGCCCCGAAAACCCGATCACGCCCTGGTCGACGGCAACCAGATGCCGGACCTGATTTGCCCCGCGTCGTGTGTCATAAAAGGCGATGCCAGGTCATTTTCCATCGCTGCGGCCTCCATAATCGCAAAAGTAAAACGAGATTTTTTCATGAAAAAACTCGCCGAAAATTACCCGGAATACGGTTGGGAGCGGAACGCAGGATATGGTACCCGGCAACATATGGACGCACTAGAGCTTGTAGGCGCGAGTCCTTTTCATCGCAAATCCTTCGCGCCAATTCGTGACCTAATGACTCAAGAGTCTGATATAACTTACTGA
- a CDS encoding diguanylate cyclase, translating into MSIFKTRDKLSGYGIDDETLETLAEIYPFLTSVLDDVLDKFYVDLMENERTSLILEDENVRVRARMAQKKHWINYVLSGNYGHNYFNAAERIGQAHWNHGVNLTDFSSAYHRVLGYLTQHLVSEYIDNPTLLLHGMMAIQKVTFMDLECASNAYRDHEKENQRRLFQMDPLTETGNRAAFLEEMDKHLKNFGEKTVPVSIAIVDLDHFKVINDTYGHVVGDRVLKMVASGLKDNIRDTDKIYRYGGDEFVAVMPGAGEEEAAKVMQRTLEAIRARSVPAREEEVKMTVSIGVAEQDSGTDTLEKFLEKADKALYRAKEAGRNKVAA; encoded by the coding sequence GTGAGTATTTTTAAAACGCGTGACAAACTTTCCGGGTACGGTATTGATGATGAAACCCTGGAGACATTGGCCGAGATATATCCTTTCCTGACCTCGGTCCTCGATGACGTTCTGGATAAATTCTATGTAGATCTGATGGAGAACGAGCGGACCTCTCTAATTCTCGAGGACGAGAATGTGCGGGTCAGGGCGCGAATGGCCCAGAAAAAGCACTGGATCAATTATGTGCTCAGCGGCAACTATGGGCATAACTATTTCAATGCGGCGGAGAGGATCGGACAAGCGCACTGGAACCATGGCGTCAACCTGACGGACTTTTCATCCGCCTATCACCGGGTGCTGGGGTATCTGACACAGCACCTGGTCAGCGAATATATCGACAATCCAACATTGCTGCTGCACGGCATGATGGCGATCCAGAAGGTTACTTTCATGGATCTGGAATGTGCCAGCAATGCCTACCGGGACCATGAGAAGGAAAATCAGCGCCGGCTGTTTCAGATGGATCCGTTGACAGAAACGGGCAACAGGGCTGCTTTTCTCGAGGAAATGGACAAGCACCTCAAGAATTTCGGGGAGAAGACTGTCCCGGTTAGCATCGCCATTGTGGACCTGGATCATTTCAAGGTCATCAACGACACCTATGGTCATGTGGTCGGGGACCGGGTCCTGAAAATGGTCGCAAGCGGGCTGAAAGACAATATTCGCGATACGGACAAGATTTACCGTTATGGCGGGGATGAATTCGTTGCCGTCATGCCCGGCGCGGGTGAGGAAGAGGCGGCCAAGGTGATGCAGCGCACACTGGAGGCGATCCGGGCGAGATCCGTGCCGGCCCGCGAGGAAGAAGTGAAAATGACCGTCAGTATCGGTGTGGCGGAGCAGGATTCCGGCACCGACACGCTGGAGAAATTCCTGGAAAAAGCGGACAAGGCCCTGTACCGGGCCAAGGAAGCCGGCCGCAACAAGGTCGCGGCCTGA
- a CDS encoding PA0069 family radical SAM protein, whose amino-acid sequence MTRPFTENDIIPPEFRRGRGARSRETGRFEAQKRERIDDGWGSLEQEMEPVRTFLMPDKSKSVITRNTSPDIPFRQGLNPYRGCEHGCIYCYARPSHTYLGFSAGLDFETRLMVKYDAARVLEQEFRHKNYKPDLIVMGGNTDIYQPIEKKLKITRQLLKVFDRFNHPVGLITKSALVTRDIDILKRLARKRLVRVYISVTTLDYRLARNMEPRASTPQKRLDAIRDLAKAGIPVGVMAAPVIPSLTDHELENILAAARAAGARSAGYIMLRLPLEIKKLFREWLEEEAPDRARRIIHLLQEMHGGKDYSSSYSERMRGSGPYADLVAQRFKKCCFRLGLNQRTAEDELTLDLFQPPLDDGTQMSLF is encoded by the coding sequence ATGACTCGGCCCTTCACAGAAAATGATATTATTCCCCCTGAATTCCGGCGCGGCCGCGGCGCGCGCAGCCGGGAGACCGGCCGGTTCGAGGCGCAAAAACGCGAAAGGATAGACGACGGCTGGGGCAGTCTGGAGCAGGAGATGGAGCCGGTGCGCACCTTCCTGATGCCGGACAAGTCCAAAAGCGTGATCACCCGCAATACATCGCCGGACATTCCGTTTCGCCAGGGGCTCAACCCCTACCGGGGCTGCGAACACGGCTGCATTTATTGTTATGCCCGGCCAAGCCACACCTATCTCGGCTTTTCCGCCGGGCTCGATTTTGAAACCCGGCTGATGGTCAAATATGATGCCGCCAGGGTGCTGGAGCAGGAATTCCGCCACAAGAACTATAAACCCGACCTGATCGTGATGGGCGGCAACACGGATATCTACCAGCCCATCGAGAAAAAGCTGAAAATCACCCGGCAACTCCTGAAGGTTTTTGACAGGTTCAATCACCCGGTGGGCCTGATCACCAAATCGGCCCTGGTCACGCGGGACATCGATATCCTCAAGAGGCTGGCCAGGAAACGGCTGGTGCGGGTTTATATTTCCGTCACCACGCTGGATTACCGGCTGGCCCGCAATATGGAACCCCGGGCCAGCACGCCGCAAAAGCGCCTGGACGCCATCCGCGACCTGGCCAAAGCCGGCATTCCCGTCGGCGTCATGGCGGCGCCGGTGATCCCCTCCCTGACCGACCATGAACTGGAAAATATCCTCGCTGCCGCCCGTGCCGCCGGGGCGCGGAGCGCCGGTTACATCATGCTGCGCCTGCCGCTGGAAATCAAAAAGCTGTTCCGCGAATGGCTGGAGGAAGAAGCGCCGGACCGGGCCCGGCGGATCATCCACCTGCTGCAGGAGATGCATGGCGGCAAGGACTATTCCTCCAGCTACAGTGAGCGCATGCGCGGCAGCGGCCCCTATGCGGACCTGGTCGCCCAGCGCTTTAAGAAATGCTGTTTCCGCCTCGGCCTCAACCAGAGGACGGCAGAAGACGAGCTGACCCTGGACCTGTTCCAGCCGCCGCTGGATGACGGCACCCAGATGAGCCTGTTCTAA
- a CDS encoding autotransporter outer membrane beta-barrel domain-containing protein yields MKKKSTTGGTFLLKHNTLVILSTGLVAGILPPQILLADDLTIDETLDSQVRTSEASGGTAGDITIESGGISVDDGTALVVDSSNSLENEGTLDTDGWEDATGLHIDTSGGDIAGTIANNGAITSSYRTDEDEDDVYEYGENNFGLLLEGTGTFTGDITHDNTAAITVYGKNSAGISLRADMVGDLTVNSATVYGENSNAVELLSDLDGNISITGSLTAQQAGSHGYYQEGNVTGGLYNLGTLTTGTGITSVYDDDAEEYVAVPAVAGIASLRISGNLGAGLVNDRLFYNDEGTQVTLEDDDDPDDYSTDNSYLTAYGGGYALLISPEKLYSDSWTDITVGGATAYDRTYSVMNYGQITASGLNAEQETVAIRIAGAEQDGTLYRATLTDGFYNGAWGEITSTAVDATSTAMSIGEGASLSTITNDGLIEVYTERSEDDDDEPVGDGGNAYGIVIDEGATVTDITNSGTLYVEADGLDTNAYGIVDYSGSVSTFTNSGLVYPVLGEDNAGEILALDFSANTTGIDFANSGYIHGDVLLGSGTNNINLTGGSIYGTLYLYGGTSILNMSGGATLTRGIYSANGQLDISITDNAVLTVPSSTTLDANDITVSNSGELRIAIDGISGKTGMVNAAGTVTFESGSTLTTELESLVATEESFTVLSAGSLDIADDDILSLVGIQPFIYDVTTSVTDTDLSLTLRRKSATELGLDNNTGALYEGSVAALLDDDELANALGNLTTEEEFVNAYRQLMPNSLSLATRQAAIMSGSLVQGAISGHLNNLRDLQSKPTNLKSPKGVWLQESGTIYDQKSAPAYKGFDGYSFGIAAGFDMAATEKGVIGIGLSRHWSEFDIVEGGSEPLISRTSLGTLYTSWLFDDFYLQGNISGGYVTFDSERTVEIDDVERSAGAEWDGYQLGANLGAGYLLTLGDFSLRPEASLNYLTLHENGYTETEGGNAVNLTVSEHDSSSLTGALKGSLLWTKEFSYLDEVYGKLVIDLHGAWQHEFKTDPLSFEASFTDYGDSFTLTGDRLAADSYLAGGGFSYTTSFTTLSLQYDLEKKEGYTGHSASLTYRFRF; encoded by the coding sequence ATGAAAAAAAAGAGCACAACAGGCGGGACCTTTTTACTTAAACACAACACCTTGGTCATTCTTTCCACCGGCCTGGTCGCCGGTATCCTTCCCCCGCAAATTCTGCTGGCGGACGACCTGACCATTGACGAAACCCTGGACAGCCAGGTCAGAACGTCCGAGGCAAGCGGCGGGACAGCGGGCGATATTACCATCGAAAGCGGCGGCATCTCCGTCGATGACGGGACGGCGCTCGTTGTCGATTCCTCCAACAGCCTGGAGAACGAAGGCACCCTCGACACGGATGGCTGGGAAGACGCCACCGGTCTTCATATTGACACCAGCGGCGGCGACATTGCCGGTACCATCGCCAACAATGGCGCCATTACGTCCTCCTATCGCACCGATGAAGATGAAGATGACGTCTATGAATATGGTGAGAATAATTTCGGCCTCCTGCTGGAGGGCACCGGCACCTTCACCGGCGACATCACCCATGACAATACCGCGGCCATCACCGTGTACGGCAAAAATTCCGCCGGCATCTCCCTGCGTGCGGACATGGTCGGCGACCTGACCGTCAATTCCGCCACGGTTTACGGGGAAAATTCCAATGCGGTGGAACTGCTGTCGGACCTTGACGGGAATATTTCCATAACCGGCAGCCTGACCGCCCAGCAGGCCGGCAGCCACGGCTATTACCAGGAGGGCAATGTCACGGGTGGCCTGTATAACCTGGGCACCCTGACCACCGGGACCGGCATTACCAGCGTCTATGACGATGACGCGGAAGAATATGTCGCCGTCCCCGCCGTTGCCGGCATTGCCTCGCTGCGTATCAGCGGCAATCTGGGGGCGGGCCTGGTCAATGATCGCCTGTTCTATAATGACGAAGGCACCCAGGTGACGCTGGAGGACGACGATGACCCGGATGACTACAGCACCGACAACAGCTATCTTACCGCTTACGGCGGCGGCTACGCCCTGCTGATTTCCCCGGAAAAACTCTATAGCGACAGCTGGACCGATATCACCGTCGGCGGCGCCACCGCCTATGACAGGACCTATTCGGTCATGAACTATGGCCAGATCACCGCGAGCGGCCTCAACGCGGAGCAGGAAACCGTCGCTATCCGCATTGCGGGGGCAGAACAGGACGGCACCCTCTATCGCGCCACCCTGACTGACGGCTTTTACAATGGCGCCTGGGGCGAAATCACCTCCACCGCGGTGGATGCCACTTCAACCGCCATGAGTATCGGTGAAGGCGCCTCCCTCTCCACCATCACCAATGACGGCCTGATCGAAGTCTATACAGAGCGCTCGGAAGATGATGATGACGAACCGGTCGGTGATGGCGGCAACGCTTACGGTATTGTCATTGACGAGGGGGCGACCGTTACGGATATCACCAACAGCGGCACCCTCTATGTGGAGGCCGACGGTCTGGACACCAACGCCTACGGCATTGTCGATTACTCCGGGTCAGTCAGCACATTCACCAACAGCGGCCTGGTCTATCCGGTTCTTGGCGAGGACAATGCCGGCGAAATCCTCGCCCTCGACTTTTCCGCCAATACAACCGGTATCGACTTTGCCAACAGTGGTTATATCCATGGTGACGTCCTGCTGGGAAGCGGCACCAACAATATCAATCTCACGGGCGGCAGCATCTACGGCACCCTCTATCTGTATGGCGGCACCTCCATCCTGAACATGAGCGGCGGCGCAACCCTGACACGGGGGATCTATTCCGCCAACGGCCAGCTCGACATTTCCATCACCGACAATGCCGTGCTTACCGTACCTTCCAGCACCACCCTTGATGCCAATGATATTACCGTCAGCAACAGCGGCGAACTCAGGATTGCCATTGACGGGATTTCGGGGAAGACCGGCATGGTCAATGCCGCCGGCACGGTAACCTTTGAAAGCGGCAGCACCCTGACCACCGAGCTGGAAAGCCTTGTCGCGACAGAGGAGAGTTTCACGGTCCTCTCCGCCGGCAGCCTGGATATCGCCGACGATGATATTCTGTCGCTGGTTGGCATCCAGCCCTTCATCTATGACGTCACCACCAGCGTCACGGACACTGACCTGAGCCTGACCCTGCGCCGCAAATCAGCCACAGAACTCGGCCTCGACAACAATACCGGCGCCCTGTATGAGGGCTCGGTCGCCGCCCTGCTTGATGATGACGAGTTGGCCAATGCCCTGGGCAACCTGACCACCGAAGAGGAATTCGTGAATGCCTACCGGCAGCTGATGCCGAATTCCCTGAGCCTGGCCACCCGGCAGGCGGCGATCATGTCCGGTAGTCTGGTCCAGGGGGCGATCTCCGGCCACCTGAACAACCTGCGTGACCTTCAGAGCAAGCCAACCAACCTCAAATCCCCGAAAGGCGTCTGGCTGCAGGAAAGCGGTACGATCTATGACCAAAAGTCTGCTCCCGCCTACAAGGGATTTGACGGCTACTCCTTTGGCATTGCCGCCGGGTTCGACATGGCGGCCACCGAAAAAGGTGTCATCGGCATTGGCCTTTCGCGCCACTGGTCTGAATTCGATATTGTTGAGGGGGGCAGCGAACCGCTGATTTCCAGAACCAGCCTGGGCACGCTCTATACCTCCTGGCTGTTTGATGATTTCTATCTGCAGGGCAATATCTCCGGGGGATATGTCACCTTTGACAGTGAGAGAACAGTAGAGATCGATGATGTGGAAAGAAGTGCCGGCGCCGAGTGGGACGGCTACCAGCTCGGCGCCAATCTCGGGGCCGGCTATCTCTTAACTCTCGGAGACTTCTCCCTCCGTCCCGAGGCTTCACTCAACTATCTGACCCTGCATGAAAACGGCTATACGGAAACCGAAGGCGGCAACGCCGTCAACCTGACAGTGAGCGAACACGACAGCTCCTCACTCACCGGCGCCCTGAAAGGGTCCCTGTTGTGGACCAAAGAATTCAGCTACCTGGATGAAGTATACGGCAAACTGGTGATCGACCTGCACGGTGCCTGGCAGCATGAATTCAAAACCGATCCGCTCAGTTTTGAGGCCTCGTTCACCGATTATGGCGACAGTTTCACCCTGACCGGCGACCGGCTTGCCGCCGACAGTTACCTGGCGGGCGGCGGGTTCTCCTATACCACCAGCTTCACGACCCTGTCGCTGCAGTATGACCTGGAGAAAAAAGAAGGGTATACGGGCCACTCCGCCAGCCTGACCTACCGGTTCAGGTTCTGA
- the moaB gene encoding molybdenum cofactor biosynthesis protein B, with translation MPADNDFIPLNIAILTVSDSRTLETDTSGQLLVDRLTEAGHRLADRALLPDDRAILTEQFKKWIDDDDIQVVISTGGTGLTGRDITPEVLTPLFDKEIPGFGELFRMISFKFIGTSTLQSRALGGIANGTYLFALPGSTGACKDGWDNILQEQLDARHGPCNFVGIMGRLKEQ, from the coding sequence ATGCCCGCCGATAACGACTTCATTCCGCTGAATATCGCCATTCTGACCGTTTCCGACAGCCGTACCCTCGAGACCGATACCTCGGGCCAGCTGCTGGTGGACCGGCTGACCGAAGCCGGACACAGGCTGGCCGATCGGGCGCTGCTGCCCGACGACAGGGCGATCCTGACAGAGCAGTTCAAAAAATGGATTGACGACGACGACATTCAGGTGGTGATTTCCACCGGCGGTACCGGCCTGACCGGCCGGGACATCACCCCCGAAGTGCTGACCCCGTTGTTTGACAAGGAAATCCCCGGCTTCGGCGAGCTGTTCCGCATGATCAGCTTCAAATTTATCGGCACCAGCACCCTGCAGTCCCGTGCCCTGGGTGGCATTGCCAACGGCACCTACCTGTTCGCCCTGCCGGGCTCCACCGGCGCCTGCAAGGACGGCTGGGACAATATTCTGCAGGAACAGCTGGACGCCCGCCACGGCCCCTGCAATTTCGTCGGCATCATGGGACGCCTGAAGGAACAGTGA